From Jeotgalibaca dankookensis, one genomic window encodes:
- a CDS encoding rhodanese-like domain-containing protein, with amino-acid sequence MFGLFQSIQSVSTKELETKLTDNITLLDVRTPDEYRSGHISKAKNVPVDKIASHSGNKDQPVYVICQSGMRSKRAAKALKSNGYKPINVRGGMSQWSGSVRGGK; translated from the coding sequence ATGTTTGGATTATTCCAAAGTATTCAAAGCGTTTCTACCAAAGAGTTAGAAACTAAATTAACTGATAATATCACGTTACTTGATGTCCGTACGCCGGATGAATACCGGTCAGGGCATATTAGCAAAGCAAAGAATGTCCCTGTTGATAAGATTGCTAGTCACTCTGGCAATAAAGACCAACCCGTTTATGTCATTTGCCAGTCAGGTATGCGCAGTAAACGCGCTGCTAAGGCTTTAAAAAGCAATGGCTATAAGCCAATTAATGTCCGTGGCGGGATGAGTCAATGGTCAGGTTCAGTAAGAGGAGGAAAATAA
- a CDS encoding viroplasmin family protein encodes MASKFYAVKKGRKPGIYLTWPEAQKQISGFSGAQFKSFPSKEEALDFINPPEESQIDWSASDTIEAYVDGSFDRVNNRYSYGVVIVKNDQIVTTFNQAAADPRYTESFQIAGEVFGALAAIRWAIQAGYAAINIRYDYLGIEQWARGLWKTNKPVSKDYVQAFKELAPHITVRFQKEKAHTGVAYNEMADQLAKQALNK; translated from the coding sequence TTGGCGAGTAAATTTTATGCCGTAAAAAAAGGGCGCAAACCTGGTATTTACCTCACTTGGCCGGAAGCGCAAAAACAAATTAGTGGCTTTTCAGGAGCGCAATTTAAATCCTTTCCTAGTAAAGAAGAAGCCTTGGATTTTATTAATCCTCCCGAAGAATCTCAGATTGATTGGTCAGCTAGCGATACAATCGAAGCTTACGTAGATGGGTCCTTTGATCGAGTCAACAACCGCTATAGTTATGGGGTTGTGATTGTAAAAAATGATCAGATTGTTACTACTTTTAATCAGGCTGCTGCGGATCCGCGTTACACGGAAAGTTTTCAAATAGCCGGTGAAGTCTTCGGTGCTCTAGCAGCAATCCGTTGGGCAATCCAAGCAGGTTATGCGGCTATCAATATTCGCTATGATTATCTGGGTATCGAGCAGTGGGCACGCGGTTTGTGGAAAACCAATAAGCCAGTCTCAAAAGATTACGTACAAGCTTTTAAAGAATTGGCACCCCATATTACGGTTCGCTTTCAAAAAGAAAAGGCGCATACGGGTGTGGCGTATAATGAAATGGCTGACCAACTAGCCAAACAAGCTTTAAACAAGTAA
- a CDS encoding GntR family transcriptional regulator has translation MSLKYKIERPLYQQIALKLAQQVADGTYEEGTKLHARSTLAQSFGVSAETTRKAVQVLDDLGIMESYHGSGTLVASKEKAQIYVRQFKDKETIENMRNNLLKSVDRQQKEWQNFGELLNELVAHTRQSYDLNSFLPYELEITEQAQHLDRTIADLNIWQATGATIVGLMHKEKMLVSPGPYVKIGKNDLIYFVGNEYSLQRMRDFFYK, from the coding sequence GTGTCATTGAAATATAAAATTGAAAGACCTTTATACCAGCAAATCGCTTTAAAATTAGCCCAGCAAGTAGCGGATGGAACCTATGAAGAAGGAACCAAACTGCATGCCCGGTCTACATTAGCCCAATCGTTTGGAGTTTCAGCTGAAACGACTCGTAAGGCCGTACAAGTATTGGATGATCTAGGCATTATGGAATCTTATCACGGTAGCGGCACGCTAGTGGCATCGAAGGAAAAAGCACAAATTTATGTCCGTCAGTTTAAAGATAAAGAGACCATCGAAAATATGCGCAACAATCTCTTAAAGAGTGTCGACCGCCAACAAAAAGAGTGGCAGAATTTCGGCGAATTACTAAATGAATTGGTTGCCCATACGCGTCAATCTTATGATTTAAATAGTTTTTTACCTTATGAACTGGAGATAACCGAACAAGCCCAGCACTTAGACCGGACCATTGCGGATCTTAATATTTGGCAAGCGACCGGCGCAACCATTGTCGGGTTAATGCACAAAGAAAAGATGTTAGTATCACCTGGACCCTATGTAAAAATCGGCAAAAATGATTTGATTTATTTTGTTGGAAATGAGTATAGTCTGCAACGGATGCGCGATTTCTTTTACAAATAA
- a CDS encoding rhodanese-like domain-containing protein, protein MYNSIGVAEFYQASKKEKLPIIDVREKEEYARGHVPNAINMPLSSLSENYQELDKDTDYYLICQTGGRSATASRFLAEQGYDVTNVMGGTSAYQGALEK, encoded by the coding sequence ATGTATAATTCAATCGGAGTTGCTGAATTTTACCAGGCTTCAAAAAAAGAAAAATTACCAATTATTGATGTGAGAGAGAAGGAAGAGTATGCGCGTGGACATGTTCCCAATGCGATTAACATGCCTTTGAGTAGCTTAAGTGAAAACTATCAAGAACTTGATAAAGATACTGATTACTACCTTATTTGCCAGACCGGTGGACGATCAGCAACTGCTAGCCGCTTTTTAGCAGAACAAGGCTATGACGTCACTAACGTTATGGGTGGAACTTCTGCTTACCAAGGTGCCTTAGAAAAATAA
- a CDS encoding metal-sensitive transcriptional regulator, producing MEETNKKLLNRLKRSEGQLRGIQKMIEEDQGCMDVMTQLSAVRSSIDRVMGILVAENLKACIQNPADNAEEQSKKLDQAIQMIIKK from the coding sequence ATGGAAGAAACCAATAAAAAGTTATTAAACCGTTTGAAACGGAGTGAAGGGCAATTGCGTGGCATTCAAAAAATGATTGAAGAAGACCAAGGTTGTATGGATGTTATGACCCAACTGAGTGCTGTACGTTCCAGTATTGACCGGGTAATGGGAATTCTGGTTGCAGAAAACTTAAAGGCTTGTATTCAAAATCCAGCCGATAATGCCGAAGAACAATCAAAAAAACTAGATCAAGCCATTCAAATGATCATAAAAAAATAA
- a CDS encoding AbgT family transporter, with translation MEMKNKKGFITRFLNWVERTGNKMPAPLIIFIILTGLILLASWLFSAIGTQVVSPATNEIIRVENLLTPTNLVRILEGTISNFTSFPALGLVLVVMLGIGVAEQSGYFEVLLTSVIKKAPINLVLWIIIFVGILGNIAGDAAPIVMPPLAALIFIKMGYHPIAGAIVGYVAPMGGFAANMIPGMSDALVYAFTQPAAQLIDPTISVNVLMNYYFIFLSTPILAMVIFWILKKYTLPHLGTYTSEIGSNITADQDEISEEKRVALKWANWGFFAFILVMLALTVPSNGLLRNAETGSIVNDSPLMNGVGVLITLMFFVPGIIYSLKAGEIKNSHDFSNMLSKSMSGMGNFIVIVFFAAQMMAYFSWSNLGTVIAVKGAELLQNTNGIVLILGFIALTGFVNLFIGSASSKWALLAPIFVPMFMLLDYHPALTQMAYRIGDSITNPLSPMMPYFPILLATIQKYDKKAGIGTMMANALPYSVAIGIIWPILLIIWYTFGLPLGPNSPIFLN, from the coding sequence ATGGAGATGAAAAATAAAAAGGGGTTCATCACTCGTTTTTTAAATTGGGTAGAACGAACGGGTAATAAAATGCCTGCGCCTTTAATTATTTTTATTATACTAACAGGGCTCATTTTGTTAGCATCCTGGCTATTTTCTGCCATCGGGACACAAGTGGTTAGCCCTGCTACCAATGAAATTATTCGCGTTGAAAATTTATTAACGCCCACAAATTTGGTGCGCATACTAGAAGGAACGATTAGTAATTTTACATCATTTCCAGCCCTAGGATTGGTGTTAGTGGTGATGCTAGGAATCGGAGTTGCCGAGCAATCTGGCTATTTTGAAGTTTTACTCACTTCGGTTATTAAAAAAGCGCCAATTAATCTCGTCTTATGGATAATTATATTTGTAGGAATTCTGGGAAATATTGCGGGGGATGCCGCACCGATTGTTATGCCACCATTAGCAGCTTTAATTTTTATAAAAATGGGTTACCATCCTATTGCTGGTGCGATTGTCGGTTATGTCGCACCAATGGGCGGCTTTGCAGCCAATATGATTCCAGGGATGTCCGATGCTTTAGTGTACGCTTTTACACAACCGGCCGCTCAGCTTATCGATCCGACTATTTCGGTTAACGTATTAATGAACTACTATTTTATTTTCCTATCTACGCCTATCTTAGCCATGGTTATTTTTTGGATTTTAAAAAAATATACCTTGCCACACCTAGGAACCTATACATCGGAAATAGGCAGCAACATTACAGCTGATCAAGATGAGATTTCAGAAGAAAAACGCGTAGCACTTAAATGGGCTAACTGGGGATTCTTTGCATTTATCCTTGTCATGCTTGCTCTAACGGTGCCGTCTAATGGACTTTTACGTAATGCTGAAACAGGTTCGATTGTAAATGATTCGCCGCTTATGAACGGTGTTGGCGTTTTAATCACCTTGATGTTTTTTGTACCAGGAATTATCTATTCTCTAAAAGCAGGCGAAATTAAAAACTCGCATGATTTCTCTAATATGCTCTCTAAATCCATGTCTGGAATGGGGAACTTTATTGTAATAGTCTTCTTCGCAGCCCAAATGATGGCTTACTTTAGTTGGAGTAATTTAGGAACCGTCATTGCTGTCAAAGGAGCCGAACTCTTACAAAATACTAATGGGATTGTGCTCATTTTAGGTTTTATCGCTCTGACTGGATTTGTTAATCTCTTTATTGGGAGTGCCAGTTCCAAGTGGGCCTTGCTAGCACCTATCTTTGTACCGATGTTTATGCTACTAGACTATCATCCTGCCTTGACACAAATGGCATATCGTATTGGTGACTCTATTACGAATCCATTATCACCGATGATGCCATATTTCCCAATCCTTTTGGCGACGATTCAAAAGTATGATAAAAAAGCTGGGATTGGTACTATGATGGCCAATGCCTTACCTTATTCCGTAGCGATTGGTATTATTTGGCCTATACTCTTAATTATTTGGTATACCTTTGGACTGCCACTAGGACCCAACAGCCCAATCTTTTTAAACTAA
- a CDS encoding EAL domain-containing protein, whose product MMIQIESLEEIIRNKQIKPVFQPIISLKDGSVYGYEALSRTTGHNQIADMEELFSSAKIHNKNWELEALCREKTMESAYTFMNLSPQIKLFINVCPGVISQDALKEEINQENLSHYGIESHQLILEITERRVIEDSNSFENKVLYYRDKGFQLALDDIGSAFSGLTRIKDLQPDFVKVDRGLIQNIHKEDIKKALLKGMVAFSKASHTKIIAEGIESYEELKVLVELGIDYAQGYFIQRPAETIAPIDENLVAAIKGIHTELKKQAQMTSFYPPVKYLCNLGGAVPYDQPMVEVYEWLAANPGINKICLIKNQIPVGIVDKAQLIEKMAHKDFYQNKPIHLLANREMVLVDKELRLNEVLALTADLEKEVLIVVTDQGNYFGKISHKKLQKKFKKIELKRTKSAHVHLKNDL is encoded by the coding sequence ATGATGATTCAAATAGAATCTTTAGAAGAAATTATTCGTAACAAACAAATAAAGCCTGTTTTCCAGCCCATTATTTCCCTTAAAGATGGAAGCGTTTATGGCTATGAAGCTTTAAGCAGAACCACAGGTCATAATCAAATTGCTGATATGGAAGAGCTTTTTTCGTCAGCAAAAATTCACAATAAAAACTGGGAATTAGAGGCGCTTTGCAGAGAAAAAACTATGGAGAGTGCCTATACTTTCATGAATTTGTCTCCGCAAATAAAATTATTCATCAATGTCTGTCCGGGGGTCATTAGCCAAGATGCTTTAAAAGAGGAAATTAACCAAGAGAATCTTAGTCATTACGGGATTGAGTCTCATCAGCTCATCCTTGAAATAACAGAAAGACGCGTAATAGAAGATTCAAATAGTTTTGAAAATAAAGTTCTCTATTACCGCGATAAAGGTTTTCAATTAGCTCTAGATGACATTGGTTCGGCTTTTTCAGGTTTGACACGGATTAAAGATTTACAGCCCGACTTTGTCAAAGTTGACCGTGGACTGATTCAAAATATTCACAAAGAAGATATCAAAAAAGCCCTCCTAAAAGGAATGGTAGCTTTTTCGAAAGCTTCTCATACGAAAATTATTGCGGAAGGAATTGAAAGCTACGAAGAGCTAAAAGTCTTGGTTGAATTAGGTATTGATTATGCACAGGGCTACTTTATCCAACGACCTGCGGAAACCATTGCGCCTATTGATGAGAATCTGGTCGCAGCGATTAAAGGTATTCATACCGAGTTAAAAAAGCAAGCTCAAATGACTAGTTTCTATCCTCCTGTTAAGTATCTCTGCAACTTAGGTGGTGCGGTTCCTTATGATCAGCCCATGGTAGAGGTTTACGAATGGTTAGCGGCTAATCCGGGTATCAATAAAATATGCCTGATTAAAAACCAGATTCCAGTTGGCATTGTTGATAAAGCACAATTAATAGAGAAGATGGCACATAAGGATTTCTATCAAAATAAACCCATCCATCTTCTAGCAAATAGGGAAATGGTTTTAGTTGATAAAGAGCTGCGATTAAACGAAGTCTTAGCGCTGACAGCAGATTTAGAAAAAGAAGTATTAATTGTTGTTACCGACCAAGGAAATTATTTTGGCAAGATTAGTCATAAAAAATTACAGAAAAAATTTAAAAAAATAGAATTAAAACGGACAAAAAGCGCCCATGTTCACTTAAAAAATGACTTATGA
- a CDS encoding amidohydrolase, which translates to MITYLKKEWLDDLTARKEQVIAYRRYLHQFPELSFQEFKTSQFIFDEMSKLENVVVTRPTETSVLVKIKGGKPGKKIGLRADIDALPIEEDRDELDFKSQVPGAMHACGHDGHTAILMVATQFLAEHAQELPGEVYAIFQHAEETPPGGAKEMVATGIFDDFDFIYGHHLFTPYPLGTMDIKAGPNTGNSDLYELTIYGKGGHAAMPHTSIDPIIIGAQILEKMQTIISRKLNPVNAAIISNTVFQAGSIDAKNVIPSTAFLSGSVRSNNAEERQIIAQEIDRVAKATCDAYGASYQLDYQWGYSAVNNDQATTAIVKEIAEELFPGQVTQLPISLGGEDFSAFSDLVPATYIWIGAGNAEKGYDYPHHHPKFALDEDSFLIGLQMFVAVAMNYTELAK; encoded by the coding sequence GTGATAACTTATTTAAAAAAAGAATGGCTAGACGATTTAACTGCTCGAAAAGAACAAGTCATTGCATATCGGCGCTATCTTCACCAATTTCCTGAATTATCTTTCCAAGAGTTCAAAACCAGCCAGTTTATTTTTGATGAAATGAGTAAGCTGGAAAATGTCGTTGTGACCCGACCAACCGAAACGTCGGTTTTAGTAAAAATTAAAGGCGGAAAACCAGGCAAGAAAATCGGTTTGCGGGCGGATATTGACGCCTTACCTATTGAAGAAGACCGCGATGAACTTGATTTTAAATCACAAGTACCCGGTGCCATGCATGCGTGTGGGCACGATGGCCATACTGCAATCTTAATGGTCGCCACCCAATTTTTAGCGGAACATGCCCAAGAACTCCCAGGTGAGGTCTACGCGATCTTCCAACATGCGGAAGAAACGCCACCTGGTGGTGCTAAGGAAATGGTTGCTACCGGAATCTTTGACGATTTTGATTTTATTTATGGACATCACCTCTTTACACCATATCCACTAGGAACTATGGATATCAAAGCGGGCCCCAATACAGGAAACTCTGACTTATACGAACTGACCATTTATGGTAAAGGTGGACATGCTGCCATGCCGCATACGAGTATTGATCCGATTATTATTGGTGCGCAAATATTAGAAAAAATGCAAACCATTATTTCTAGAAAATTAAATCCTGTTAACGCAGCGATTATTTCAAATACTGTTTTCCAAGCCGGCTCGATTGATGCAAAAAATGTCATTCCAAGTACTGCTTTCCTATCCGGAAGTGTCCGCAGCAATAACGCTGAAGAACGCCAAATCATTGCCCAAGAAATTGACCGGGTTGCCAAAGCAACCTGTGATGCCTATGGCGCAAGTTATCAGCTTGACTATCAATGGGGTTATAGTGCGGTAAACAATGACCAAGCAACAACAGCGATTGTTAAGGAAATTGCCGAAGAATTATTCCCAGGCCAAGTGACTCAACTGCCCATCTCACTAGGTGGCGAAGATTTCTCTGCCTTTTCGGATTTAGTTCCCGCAACTTATATTTGGATTGGAGCTGGTAATGCTGAAAAAGGCTACGATTATCCGCACCACCATCCCAAGTTTGCCTTGGATGAAGACAGTTTTTTAATTGGCTTACAAATGTTTGTAGCAGTGGCCATGAATTATACTGAGTTAGCTAAATAA
- a CDS encoding quaternary amine ABC transporter ATP-binding protein, whose product MAKLKVENLTKVFGRRTKQALQMVKENKSKTEILEETGATVGVNNANLEINDNEIFVIMGLSGSGKSTLVRLLNRLIEPTSGAIYIDGENIAELDKEGLREVRREKINMVFQNFALFPHRTILENTEFGLEIREVDPAKRKERAEQALDNSGLLSFKDQFPNQLSGGMQQRVGLARALANDPEILLMDEAFSALDPLIRREMQDELITLQETVQKTIIFITHDLNEALRIGDRIAIMKDGEVVQVGTGEEILTNPANDYVRDFVEEVDRSKVLTAANIMIPAIATRVENKGPNVILNEIRHEKTSLVMAVNSKRELLGFITADKLLEARRNNISPMDIIDTNVTRVEADTLVEELFPIMNDSSAPIAVVENNRLLGVIRRGTIIDALAKTNGVNN is encoded by the coding sequence TTGGCAAAGTTAAAAGTCGAAAATCTAACCAAAGTTTTTGGTAGACGGACGAAACAAGCCTTACAAATGGTTAAAGAAAATAAATCGAAAACAGAAATATTAGAAGAAACAGGCGCAACCGTGGGAGTAAACAATGCAAACCTAGAAATCAATGATAACGAAATATTCGTCATCATGGGATTATCTGGTAGTGGGAAATCAACACTCGTTCGTCTCTTAAATCGTCTCATTGAGCCAACATCTGGCGCTATTTATATTGATGGTGAAAATATTGCAGAATTGGATAAAGAAGGACTCCGCGAAGTCCGCCGTGAAAAAATCAACATGGTCTTCCAAAATTTCGCACTCTTTCCACATCGGACTATTTTAGAGAACACTGAATTCGGATTAGAAATCCGCGAGGTTGATCCTGCTAAGCGTAAAGAACGCGCTGAACAAGCCTTAGATAATTCCGGCTTACTTTCTTTTAAAGATCAATTTCCTAACCAATTATCAGGTGGGATGCAACAACGGGTTGGATTAGCACGTGCCTTGGCAAACGATCCAGAAATTCTATTAATGGATGAGGCTTTTTCAGCTCTAGATCCATTAATTCGTCGCGAAATGCAAGATGAACTAATTACCTTACAGGAAACTGTTCAAAAAACGATTATCTTTATTACGCATGATTTAAACGAAGCATTACGTATTGGTGACCGCATTGCCATTATGAAAGATGGCGAAGTGGTTCAAGTGGGTACAGGTGAAGAAATCTTGACCAATCCAGCCAATGATTATGTGCGTGATTTCGTTGAAGAAGTAGACCGCTCGAAAGTACTAACGGCAGCCAATATCATGATTCCAGCTATTGCAACACGTGTCGAAAACAAAGGACCGAACGTTATCCTGAATGAAATTCGTCACGAAAAGACAAGCTTGGTGATGGCTGTAAACAGTAAGCGTGAATTACTCGGCTTTATTACGGCAGACAAATTACTAGAAGCGAGACGAAACAACATCTCGCCAATGGATATTATTGATACCAATGTTACGCGTGTAGAAGCGGATACCTTGGTTGAAGAGCTGTTTCCAATTATGAATGATTCATCCGCACCGATTGCGGTTGTTGAAAATAACCGTCTACTTGGAGTAATTCGTCGTGGAACGATTATTGATGCACTAGCAAAAACGAATGGGGTGAATAATTAA
- a CDS encoding FAD-dependent oxidoreductase, translating into MKKIVIVGGVAGGMSAATRLRRLMEDAEIIILEKGPFVSFANCGLPYYVSGEIDDRSKLLVQTPESLQARFNLDVRPNHEVTAINRDEKTVTIKHGEAILTENYDALILSPGASPFVPPIENLDQADNVFSLRNVPDLDAIMEEIHTEDPKNAVVIGAGFIGLEMAENLHARGMTVTIVERAPHVLPPLDEEMAAFVSQELEEKGVKVLTSQSAQAFEEKGKKVILEDGTTLDSDLTIISVGVQPETKLAKEAGLELGLRNGLVVNDKYQTSDPNIYAVGDAIVVKQQITGEDALISLASPANRQGRQVADVIAGLDRTNKGSIGTAIVRVFDLTAASTGLSERQARQAGLEVDVIHTSGKDHAGYYPGATDVNLKLVFNPTTGDIYGAQGIGQKGIDKRIDILATAIKGGLTIFDLPELEFTYAPPFGAAKDPVNMIGYAAMNVVEGLSDSIQWYDLKDEVAKGKVILDVRNESELASNGRFKDALNIPLNELRDRMDELDPEQAYIVSCHSGLRSYIAERQLKQAGFNVENLDGAFSLYKTVRGEEIEYV; encoded by the coding sequence ATGAAAAAAATTGTTATTGTCGGCGGTGTCGCAGGTGGTATGTCAGCAGCAACCCGTTTAAGACGTTTAATGGAAGATGCAGAAATTATTATTTTAGAAAAAGGACCCTTTGTGTCTTTTGCTAACTGTGGGTTACCTTATTATGTATCGGGTGAAATTGATGACCGCAGCAAACTCTTGGTGCAAACACCAGAGTCGCTTCAAGCGCGCTTCAATTTAGATGTGCGTCCTAACCATGAAGTAACCGCAATTAACCGTGATGAAAAGACAGTCACTATTAAACATGGTGAAGCGATTTTAACAGAGAACTATGATGCATTAATTCTCTCACCAGGTGCTAGCCCATTTGTGCCACCGATTGAAAACTTAGACCAAGCAGACAATGTTTTTTCATTGCGCAATGTTCCCGATTTGGATGCGATTATGGAAGAAATTCATACTGAAGATCCAAAAAATGCTGTTGTGATTGGTGCTGGTTTTATCGGCTTAGAGATGGCTGAAAACTTACACGCTCGCGGCATGACCGTTACGATTGTCGAACGTGCGCCACACGTTCTACCACCCTTGGATGAAGAAATGGCAGCCTTTGTTAGTCAAGAACTAGAAGAAAAAGGGGTTAAAGTTTTGACTTCTCAATCTGCTCAAGCATTTGAAGAGAAGGGTAAAAAAGTGATTTTAGAAGACGGAACGACTTTAGACAGTGATTTAACCATTATATCCGTTGGTGTTCAACCAGAAACCAAGCTAGCAAAAGAAGCAGGACTAGAATTAGGCTTGCGTAATGGTCTCGTTGTTAATGATAAATATCAAACCAGTGACCCAAATATTTATGCCGTTGGGGATGCAATTGTGGTGAAACAACAAATTACCGGAGAAGATGCACTTATTTCATTAGCGTCTCCTGCTAACCGTCAAGGTCGCCAAGTAGCTGACGTGATTGCTGGATTGGACCGTACAAATAAAGGTAGTATCGGAACAGCCATTGTACGCGTTTTTGATCTAACCGCTGCTTCAACTGGATTGAGTGAGCGTCAAGCACGTCAAGCTGGTTTAGAAGTAGACGTGATTCACACATCTGGTAAAGACCATGCCGGCTATTACCCGGGAGCAACTGATGTAAACTTGAAACTGGTATTCAATCCAACTACAGGTGACATTTATGGCGCACAAGGAATTGGTCAAAAAGGAATCGACAAACGGATTGATATTCTGGCTACAGCTATTAAAGGTGGATTAACTATTTTTGATTTACCAGAACTTGAATTTACCTATGCACCACCATTTGGAGCAGCTAAGGATCCAGTCAATATGATTGGTTACGCAGCTATGAACGTAGTGGAAGGATTAAGTGATTCCATCCAATGGTATGACTTGAAAGATGAAGTTGCTAAGGGTAAAGTCATTTTAGACGTTCGTAACGAAAGCGAACTCGCCTCAAATGGTCGTTTCAAAGATGCACTTAATATCCCTTTAAATGAATTACGCGACCGTATGGATGAATTGGATCCAGAACAAGCTTACATTGTGAGTTGCCACTCGGGACTACGAAGCTATATTGCTGAGCGCCAATTAAAACAAGCGGGCTTTAACGTTGAAAACCTAGACGGCGCATTTTCACTATACAAAACAGTAAGAGGAGAGGAAATCGAATATGTATAA
- a CDS encoding ABC transporter permease/substrate binding protein — MDFLTQTIPVADWIDAFTQWLTTTFSGLFGFLQTVGSVAMNAMTDLLLLVPPLLFIVLLTVGMYFITKRKLGLTAFVLIGLLFIYNQGLWANLMNTVTLVLVASLISIVIGIPLGIMMAKSKVAHNIITPILDFMQTMPSFVYLIPAVAFFGIGMVPGVFASVIFALPPTVRFTNLGITQVPEDLQEASESFGSTGWQKLIKLELPLAKETIFAGINQTTMLALSMVVTASMIGAPGLGEGVLAGLQRAEIGKGFVSGISLVILAIIIDRVTQNLNRPRKAKTAAERKTSKRNTLIGTVVALLALVGGVFYYVSSQDKEQDITLSSVQWDSEIASTNVLALVLEDLGYNVDIKYLDVSVMYSAVATGEADATIAAWLPVTQGPIYDKYKDTLVDLGPNLTGVRNGLTVPAYMDVDSIEDLTDEAGKQITGIEPGAGITGLTETVISSYDNLDGWTQKTSSTGAMTVELGQAIENQEEIVITGWTPHWMFEKYDLKMLEDPQGLISKEESIYTFAREGLEEDMPEVYNVLENFNWTVEDMQSVMVELNDDVDPEVAARNWIAANPEMVQSWVKE; from the coding sequence ATGGATTTTTTAACACAAACAATACCAGTAGCAGACTGGATTGATGCTTTTACACAGTGGTTGACAACAACCTTCTCAGGACTCTTTGGTTTCTTGCAAACAGTCGGAAGTGTGGCAATGAATGCCATGACGGATCTCTTATTATTAGTTCCGCCGCTCCTCTTTATTGTTCTATTAACAGTAGGGATGTACTTCATAACCAAACGTAAACTCGGATTAACCGCCTTTGTCCTCATTGGCTTACTCTTCATCTATAACCAAGGACTTTGGGCCAACTTGATGAATACCGTCACATTAGTACTAGTAGCGAGTTTAATTTCAATTGTGATTGGGATTCCTTTAGGAATTATGATGGCAAAGAGCAAAGTTGCTCATAACATCATTACACCGATTCTTGATTTTATGCAGACAATGCCTTCCTTTGTGTACTTGATTCCTGCAGTTGCTTTCTTTGGAATCGGAATGGTGCCAGGGGTATTCGCATCCGTTATCTTTGCACTGCCACCAACCGTTCGCTTTACTAATCTAGGAATTACACAAGTTCCAGAAGATTTACAAGAAGCGTCGGAATCATTCGGTAGTACCGGATGGCAAAAACTAATTAAATTAGAGTTACCATTAGCAAAAGAAACTATTTTTGCCGGAATCAACCAAACAACGATGTTAGCACTTTCTATGGTTGTGACAGCATCCATGATCGGGGCACCTGGTTTGGGAGAAGGCGTACTCGCTGGATTGCAACGAGCAGAAATTGGTAAAGGGTTCGTAAGTGGGATTTCGCTGGTTATTTTAGCGATTATCATTGACCGCGTAACACAAAACTTAAACAGACCACGTAAGGCTAAAACAGCTGCAGAGCGTAAGACTAGCAAACGTAATACCCTGATTGGTACTGTTGTGGCGTTACTTGCTCTAGTCGGAGGTGTTTTCTACTACGTATCTTCACAAGATAAAGAACAAGATATTACCTTGAGTAGTGTGCAATGGGATAGTGAAATTGCCTCAACCAACGTTTTAGCTCTTGTTTTAGAAGACTTAGGATACAATGTTGATATTAAATACTTAGATGTTTCTGTTATGTACAGTGCGGTAGCAACAGGTGAAGCTGATGCAACGATTGCCGCTTGGTTACCAGTTACCCAAGGACCGATTTATGATAAATATAAAGATACTTTGGTAGACTTAGGACCTAACTTAACAGGTGTTCGAAATGGGTTAACCGTTCCAGCTTATATGGACGTTGATAGTATCGAAGATTTAACCGATGAAGCCGGTAAACAGATTACAGGGATTGAACCAGGAGCAGGTATTACTGGTTTAACCGAGACGGTTATTTCAAGTTACGACAACTTGGATGGTTGGACTCAAAAAACGTCCTCAACCGGAGCGATGACTGTTGAATTAGGTCAAGCTATTGAAAACCAAGAAGAGATTGTAATTACTGGTTGGACGCCGCATTGGATGTTTGAAAAATATGACTTGAAGATGCTAGAAGATCCACAAGGATTAATTAGTAAGGAAGAGTCTATTTACACCTTTGCTCGCGAAGGATTAGAAGAAGATATGCCTGAAGTTTATAATGTATTAGAAAACTTTAACTGGACGGTAGAAGACATGCAAAGTGTCATGGTAGAATTAAATGACGATGTTGATCCAGAAGTAGCTGCACGCAATTGGATTGCAGCAAATCCAGAGATGGTTCAAAGCTGGGTAAAAGAATAA